From one Gemmobacter sp. genomic stretch:
- a CDS encoding HU family DNA-binding protein produces MSKPMTKTQLVAALADAMGADRKTATAALDAVADVVAREVAAGGTVTLPGIGKIACKARPERQVRNPATGEMVTKAADKQVKIAVAKALKDSVNA; encoded by the coding sequence ATGTCGAAACCGATGACCAAGACCCAGCTTGTCGCCGCCCTGGCCGACGCCATGGGCGCCGACCGCAAGACCGCGACCGCGGCGCTGGATGCGGTGGCCGATGTGGTGGCACGCGAAGTTGCCGCCGGTGGCACCGTGACCCTGCCGGGGATCGGCAAGATCGCCTGCAAGGCCCGCCCGGAACGCCAGGTCCGCAATCCCGCCACCGGCGAGATGGTGACCAAGGCCGCCGACAAGCAGGTCAAGATCGCCGTTGCCAAGGCGCTGAAAGACAGCGTGAACGCCTGA
- a CDS encoding ABC transporter ATP-binding protein — protein sequence MLLRLHDVTKRYPGADADVLRGISLTMQAGDRLALTGESGSGKSTLLHIIGGLDGADSGVVAVAGTDLTPLDDAGRAALRRGTVGVIFQQFNLIPSLSVAANIGFQARLCGRHDPGLDHDLAQRLGLAAHLRKYPEQLSGGQQQRVAIARTLAARPRLVLADEPTGNLDEGTADAVLALLCDLTAETGAGLVLVTHSDRLAARMGRRLHLRGGRLT from the coding sequence ATGCTGCTGCGCCTGCACGATGTGACCAAACGGTATCCGGGGGCCGACGCGGATGTCCTGCGCGGCATTTCCCTGACGATGCAGGCTGGCGACCGGCTGGCGCTGACCGGGGAATCCGGGTCGGGCAAAAGCACGCTGCTGCATATCATCGGCGGGCTGGACGGGGCCGACAGCGGCGTGGTGGCGGTGGCGGGCACCGATCTGACCCCGCTGGACGATGCCGGGCGCGCCGCCCTGCGCCGGGGCACGGTGGGCGTGATCTTCCAGCAGTTCAACCTGATCCCGTCGCTGAGCGTTGCGGCCAATATCGGCTTTCAGGCCCGGCTGTGCGGGCGGCATGATCCGGGGTTGGACCATGATCTGGCGCAGCGGCTGGGGCTGGCGGCGCATCTGCGCAAATATCCCGAACAGCTGTCGGGCGGCCAGCAACAGCGGGTTGCCATTGCCCGCACCCTGGCCGCGCGGCCCCGGCTGGTGCTGGCCGACGAACCGACCGGAAATCTGGACGAGGGCACGGCGGATGCCGTGCTGGCGCTGTTGTGCGACCTGACGGCGGAAACCGGCGCCGGGCTGGTGCTGGTGACCCATTCCGACCGGCTGGCCGCGCGGATGGGCCGCCGGCTCCATCTGCGGGGCGGGCGGCTGACATGA
- a CDS encoding ABC transporter permease, with the protein MIRALAGALLSHWWRNPVQLFTLLAGLALGTGLWSAVQAINAEARASYATAAGTMSEAQVPRLVARDGGAIAQGEYVALRRAGWLVSPVVEGDWGGIRLLGMDPLTAPGGAGPLAPQGGVDLAAVLLAPGAILAQADTLARLPATPARRLPAPRLAPGTAVTDIGLAQRLLGRDGQVDWLVLAPDQPLTRRPLAEVAPRLVQAAPRPAGDAARLTDSFHLNLTAFGLLAFVVGLFIVHGAIGLAFEQRRPMVRTLRALGAPLRGLVGLMVAELAVLALVAGALGIVLGYGVAAALMPDVAATLRGLYGAEVSGQLALRPVWWLSGLAMAIGGAAVAAGGALWGLARMPLLAGAHPRAWAMARQGRGAGLAAVGLLGLAAGLAAWGQGLIAGFALMAALLLGGALALPPLLSALLRRAERLARAPVAQWFLADTRQQLPGLSLALMALLLAMAANVGVSTMVSSFRLTFAGFLDQRLASDLYVTAETADQAAAIAALHGAGADAVLPILRLDGMVAGLPAEIYGARDHATYRDNWRMLQADPAVWDRLARADGVLINEQLHRRAGLGLGAPVAIAPGLTLPVLGIYGDYGNPVGQVILTESLFRQQFPDVAPRRFGLRSTAPEALRARLVDRLGLPPSAIVDQARIKAVSMAVFERTFAVTDALNVLTLAVAGFAMLMSLLTLAAMRLPQVAPVWALGLTRRRLAGLDLLRAVVLAALTGVLALPLGLALAWALLAIVNVEAFGWRLPMYLFPLDYLRLTLLSLLAAALAALWPAWRLSRMPPARLLGVFRHER; encoded by the coding sequence ATGATCCGCGCGCTGGCCGGGGCACTGCTGTCGCACTGGTGGCGCAACCCGGTGCAGCTGTTCACCCTGCTGGCCGGGCTGGCGCTTGGCACGGGGCTGTGGTCGGCCGTGCAGGCCATCAACGCCGAGGCGCGGGCCAGCTATGCCACCGCCGCCGGCACGATGTCCGAGGCGCAGGTGCCCCGGCTGGTCGCCCGCGATGGTGGCGCCATTGCACAAGGCGAATATGTCGCGCTGCGCCGGGCGGGCTGGCTGGTCTCTCCGGTCGTCGAGGGGGACTGGGGTGGCATCCGGCTGCTGGGGATGGATCCGCTGACGGCGCCGGGCGGTGCGGGGCCGCTGGCGCCGCAGGGCGGGGTCGATCTGGCGGCGGTGCTGCTGGCCCCCGGCGCCATCCTTGCGCAGGCCGATACGCTGGCGCGCCTGCCGGCCACCCCGGCCCGCCGGCTGCCGGCGCCCCGGCTGGCGCCCGGCACGGCCGTGACCGATATCGGGCTGGCGCAACGGCTGCTGGGGCGCGACGGTCAGGTGGACTGGCTGGTCCTGGCCCCCGACCAGCCGCTGACCCGCCGCCCGCTGGCCGAGGTTGCCCCCCGTCTGGTGCAGGCCGCCCCGCGCCCGGCCGGCGATGCCGCCCGGCTGACCGACAGTTTCCACCTGAACCTGACCGCCTTTGGCCTGCTGGCCTTTGTCGTCGGGCTGTTCATCGTGCATGGCGCCATCGGGCTGGCGTTCGAACAGCGCCGCCCCATGGTGCGCACCCTGCGGGCGCTTGGCGCCCCGCTGCGCGGGCTGGTGGGGCTGATGGTGGCGGAACTGGCGGTGCTGGCGCTGGTCGCCGGGGCGCTGGGAATCGTGCTGGGCTATGGCGTGGCGGCGGCGCTGATGCCCGATGTGGCGGCCACGTTGCGCGGGCTGTACGGGGCCGAGGTTTCGGGCCAGCTGGCGTTGCGGCCGGTCTGGTGGCTGTCGGGTCTGGCCATGGCGATTGGCGGGGCGGCAGTGGCGGCGGGCGGCGCGCTGTGGGGGCTGGCGCGGATGCCGCTGCTGGCGGGCGCCCACCCCCGCGCCTGGGCCATGGCGCGGCAGGGCCGGGGCGCGGGGCTGGCGGCGGTGGGCCTGCTGGGGCTGGCGGCAGGGCTGGCCGCCTGGGGACAGGGGCTGATCGCCGGGTTCGCCCTGATGGCCGCGCTGCTGCTGGGCGGCGCCCTGGCGCTGCCGCCCTTGCTGTCGGCGCTGCTGCGCCGGGCCGAGCGGCTGGCCCGCGCCCCCGTGGCGCAATGGTTCCTGGCCGATACCCGCCAGCAACTGCCCGGCCTGTCGCTGGCGCTGATGGCGCTGTTGCTGGCGATGGCGGCGAATGTCGGGGTGTCCACCATGGTCTCGTCGTTCCGGCTGACCTTTGCCGGGTTTCTGGACCAGCGGCTGGCGTCGGACCTGTATGTCACCGCCGAAACGGCGGATCAGGCGGCGGCCATTGCCGCGCTGCATGGGGCGGGGGCCGATGCGGTGCTGCCCATCCTGCGGCTGGACGGCATGGTGGCCGGGCTGCCGGCCGAGATTTACGGCGCGCGCGACCATGCCACCTACCGCGACAACTGGCGCATGTTGCAGGCCGATCCGGCGGTCTGGGACCGGCTGGCACGGGCCGACGGCGTGCTGATCAACGAACAGCTGCACCGCCGCGCGGGTCTGGGGCTGGGCGCGCCGGTGGCGATTGCCCCGGGCCTGACCCTGCCCGTGCTGGGCATCTACGGCGATTACGGCAACCCCGTTGGTCAGGTCATCCTGACCGAATCGCTGTTCCGCCAGCAGTTCCCCGATGTGGCCCCCCGCCGCTTTGGCCTGCGCAGCACCGCGCCCGAGGCGCTGCGCGCCCGGCTGGTCGACCGGCTGGGCCTGCCGCCATCGGCCATCGTCGATCAGGCCCGGATCAAGGCGGTGTCGATGGCGGTGTTCGAGCGCACCTTTGCCGTCACCGATGCGCTGAACGTGCTGACCCTGGCCGTTGCCGGCTTCGCCATGTTGATGAGCCTGCTGACCCTGGCCGCGATGCGCCTGCCGCAGGTGGCGCCGGTCTGGGCGCTGGGGCTGACGCGGCGGCGGCTGGCGGGGCTGGATCTGCTGCGCGCCGTGGTGCTGGCGGCGCTGACGGGGGTGCTGGCCCTGCCGCTTGGGCTGGCGCTGGCCTGGGCGCTGCTGGCCATCGTCAATGTCGAGGCTTTTGGCTGGCGCCTGCCGATGTATCTGTTCCCGCTGGATTATCTGCGGCTGACGCTCCTGTCGCTGCTCGCGGCGGCGCTGGCGGCGCTGTGGCCGGCATGGCGCCTGTCGCGCATGCCGCCGGCGCGGTTACTGGGGGTGTTCCGCCATGAACGCTAG
- a CDS encoding lipocalin-like domain-containing protein — protein MNARALLLALLLPLPALAQGFAGLGTDAGGFAVPRPDTVPAFPADHGPHPDFRIEWWYLTANLTGPDGAPMGLQWTLFRSALAPGEGVGWASPQVWMGHAAVTTATAHHVAERLARGGIGQAGVQANPFSAWIDDWAMQGPGMDSLRLTASGHDFAYDVQLTAQGPLVLHGHQGYSVKSAAGQASHYYSQPFYSVTGALNLAGAQVPVTGTAWLDREWSSQPLAADQTGWDWFSLSFDTGEKLMGFVLRGARDYTSASWIAADGTATALPDGAFTAAPLARHAVAGRQVPVRWQVRLPARGVDVTVSALNPDAWMATSVPYWEGPVTVTGSHAGRGYLEMTGYGD, from the coding sequence ATGAACGCTAGGGCGCTGCTGCTGGCCCTGCTGCTGCCGCTGCCCGCGCTGGCGCAGGGCTTTGCCGGCTTGGGGACGGATGCCGGCGGCTTTGCCGTGCCGCGCCCGGATACGGTTCCGGCATTCCCGGCCGATCATGGCCCGCATCCCGATTTCCGCATCGAATGGTGGTATCTGACCGCGAACCTGACCGGGCCGGACGGCGCGCCCATGGGCCTGCAATGGACGCTGTTCCGGTCTGCCCTTGCCCCGGGCGAGGGGGTGGGCTGGGCCTCGCCCCAGGTCTGGATGGGGCATGCGGCGGTGACGACCGCCACCGCGCATCATGTGGCCGAACGGCTGGCACGCGGCGGGATCGGGCAGGCCGGGGTGCAGGCCAACCCGTTTTCGGCCTGGATCGACGACTGGGCCATGCAGGGGCCGGGGATGGACAGCCTGCGCCTGACCGCCTCGGGCCATGATTTCGCCTATGATGTGCAACTGACGGCGCAGGGGCCGCTGGTGCTGCACGGGCATCAGGGATATTCGGTGAAATCGGCGGCGGGTCAGGCCAGCCACTATTATTCCCAGCCGTTCTACAGCGTCACCGGCGCCCTGAATCTGGCGGGCGCACAGGTTCCGGTGACCGGCACCGCCTGGCTGGACCGCGAATGGTCCTCGCAGCCGCTGGCGGCGGACCAGACCGGATGGGACTGGTTTTCGCTGTCGTTCGATACGGGCGAAAAGTTGATGGGCTTTGTCCTGCGCGGGGCGCGGGATTACACCTCGGCCAGCTGGATTGCGGCCGACGGCACGGCCACCGCCCTGCCCGACGGCGCATTCACCGCCGCCCCGCTGGCCCGCCATGCGGTGGCCGGCCGGCAGGTGCCGGTGCGCTGGCAGGTGCGGTTGCCAGCGCGCGGGGTGGATGTGACGGTATCGGCGCTGAACCCCGACGCCTGGATGGCGACGTCGGTGCCCTATTGGGAAGGGCCGGTGACCGTGACGGGCAGCCACGCCGGGCGGGGCTATCTGGAAATGACGGGCTACGGCGACTGA
- a CDS encoding CreA family protein produces the protein MRRLLLPALVALALPAAAEEVGRVGVDWTGNDVVIEAIDDPKVQGVTCHIAYFSRSVLDRLKQGNWFEDPSNAAISCRQTGPIVLGDIARGPKGERVFSEGRSLVFKSLRVTRIYDATHQTLIYLSHANELVEGSAKMAISTVPVGLAPEIKGP, from the coding sequence ATGCGCCGCCTGTTGCTTCCCGCCCTTGTCGCCCTTGCCCTGCCTGCCGCCGCCGAGGAGGTGGGCCGCGTCGGCGTGGACTGGACGGGCAACGATGTGGTCATCGAGGCGATCGACGACCCCAAGGTGCAGGGCGTGACCTGCCATATCGCCTATTTCAGTCGCTCGGTGCTGGACCGCCTGAAACAGGGCAACTGGTTCGAAGACCCGTCGAATGCCGCGATTTCCTGCCGCCAGACCGGCCCCATCGTGCTGGGCGACATTGCCCGCGGGCCCAAGGGGGAACGGGTGTTTTCCGAAGGCCGCTCGCTGGTGTTCAAAAGCCTGCGGGTGACGCGGATTTACGATGCAACGCATCAGACGCTGATCTACCTGAGCCATGCGAACGAACTGGTCGAAGGATCGGCCAAGATGGCGATCTCGACGGTGCCGGTCGGGCTGGCGCCCGAGATCAAGGGGCCCTGA
- a CDS encoding DsbA family oxidoreductase, whose product MVTLDIFSDPVCPWCMIGKAHLDRALERIGDHPFRIEWHPFQLNPDLPKTGADRRDYLEAKFGGQMAAAKAYLSVQQAAEAAGVEFNIERIERQPNTLDAHRLIHWAGLEGAQTPVVSGLFRAYFRDGRDIGQAEVLADIAADAGMDRDVVLRLLASDADRDDIAARDMDARQKGVRAVPTFLIARHYVVSGAQPPELWEKVAGDIAAQAKQG is encoded by the coding sequence ATGGTAACGCTTGATATCTTTTCCGATCCGGTCTGCCCCTGGTGCATGATCGGCAAGGCGCATCTGGACCGTGCGCTGGAACGCATCGGCGACCATCCGTTCCGCATCGAATGGCATCCGTTCCAGCTGAACCCCGACCTGCCGAAAACCGGCGCCGACCGCCGCGACTATCTGGAGGCGAAGTTCGGTGGCCAGATGGCGGCGGCCAAGGCCTATCTGAGCGTGCAGCAGGCGGCCGAGGCCGCGGGGGTGGAGTTCAACATTGAAAGGATCGAGCGTCAGCCCAACACGCTGGATGCGCACCGGCTGATCCACTGGGCCGGGCTGGAAGGGGCGCAGACCCCGGTGGTGTCCGGCCTGTTCCGCGCCTATTTCCGCGACGGGCGCGATATCGGCCAGGCCGAGGTGCTGGCCGATATCGCCGCCGATGCCGGGATGGACCGCGATGTGGTGCTGCGCCTGCTGGCATCCGACGCCGACCGGGACGATATTGCCGCGCGCGACATGGATGCCCGGCAAAAAGGCGTGCGGGCGGTGCCGACATTCCTGATCGCGCGGCACTATGTGGTGTCAGGCGCGCAGCCGCCCGAGCTGTGGGAAAAGGTGGCCGGGGATATTGCCGCGCAGGCGAAGCAGGGCTGA